From Plectropomus leopardus isolate mb chromosome 17, YSFRI_Pleo_2.0, whole genome shotgun sequence, a single genomic window includes:
- the casc3 gene encoding protein CASC3: MADRRRRRRRASQDSEDDDESGSGSDSGRSGSPATTKGRVRDPEPPEVTAARPEAKSESECESEDGVGEAVLSDYDSADPEENGSHSEGVEEEEAEQYSDEEAPAASEPKPSAADSPAKIEEAVEDEEDEEKEAEGEGGGQSKEESKAEEKGNLAGERQSGDGQESTDDPETKVGGKPGQKLDDDEDRKNPAYIPRKGLFFEHDVRGHAQEEERPKGRNRKLWKDEGRWEHDKFREEEQAPKSREELIAIYGYDIRNGGGSGDRPYRQRRPRQNTSPSRDKRWRDGGGERPVRSWHSGGGGGPNRGGTPPSSNHPSSTSPSALPLSSTQRSSNPSRPPPSRSRPSHQNQMHHPPQSQYRNNESNAPQMHPRERQGPKAQLDPAGDRGGVGRGGRGGGCGGGGGGGGRGPSVVIEDITVIQGGVREQDLSVVTTAASSQPGNYQSASPRRQQQQQQQQQQQQQEQRGSTDRSAPASVVSSSASDPSLQSSATNREASPPTERPVERKSYSLARRTRSRPADLGSKQPSMEESAAGGNASSPGSVGGKSWAGAGDGPTQAGGSGGGGGGGGGGGGGGGGGITELDQDVARLSLVGQSWSQSPSSYMRSEMRGLPNTMHIPGGPPQFSSMEDMGVGSNRAKRYSSQRQRAVPEPAPPMHLGVMEGHYYEPMSYQGPIYAHGDGPAPIPPQGMLVQPEMHIPHPGLHPHQSGGPIANPALYGGPAVSLSPGQPQQLLPPPFYPPPGVMTFPYPTMYPSPQGQAQVTYGGVTYYDTMQQQAQPKPSPPRRTSQPVTVKPPPPEVHFASE; the protein is encoded by the exons ATGGCGGACCGGCGGCGAAGGAGGAGGCGCGCGTCCCAGGACAGCGAGGACGACGACGAGTCCGGTTCGGGTTCGGACAGCGGGAGGTCGGGGTCCCCGGCGACCACCAAGGGCCGAGTGAGGGACCCCGAGCCGCCGGAGGTGACAGCGGCCCGGCCCGAGGCGAAGAGCGAGTCCGAGTGT gAGAGTGAAGATGGTGTAGGAGAAG CTGTCCTCTCTGACTACGACAGCGCTGATCCAGAGGAAAACGGCTCCCATTCAGAG GGAgttgaggaagaggaggcagaaCAGTACAGCGATGAAGAAGCTCCAGCAGCCAGTGAGCCCAAACCCTCTGCAGCAGACAGCCCAGCAAAGATAGAGGAGGCGGTGGAGGACgaggaggatgaagagaaggaagcagagggggagggaggaggacagagtAAAGAGGAGAGCAAGGCCGAGGAGAAAGGGAACCTAGccggagagagacagagcgggGACGGACAG GAGTCTACAGACGACCCTGAGACGAAGGTGGGAGGAAAACCCGGTCAGAAGCTCGACGATGATGAAGACAGAAAGAACCCGGCCTACATCCCGAGGAAGGGTCTGTTCTTTGAGCATGACGTCAGAGGACATGCTCAGGAAGAGGAgag ACCTAAAGGACGAAACAGGAAGCTGTGGAAGGACGAGGGTCGCTGGGAACACGACAAGTtcagggaggaggagcaggcgCCCAAGAGCCGCGAGGAGCTCATCGCCATCTATGGCTACGACATCAGAAACGGCGGTGGCTCTGGAGATCGACCGTACCGGCAGCGCAGGCCGAG ACAAAATACGTCTCCAAGCCGAGACAAACGttggagagatggaggaggagagcgacCGGTCCGATCCTGGCACAGTGGCGGAGGAGGAGGTCCGAACAGAGGAGGAACCCCACCTTCATCCAACCACCCCTCATCTACATCCCCCTCCGCTCTCCCACTGTCCTCCACTCAGCGCAGCAGCAATCCCTCCAGACCGCCTCCCTCTCGCAGCAGACCATCCCACCAGAACCAGATGCACCACCCGCCTCAGTCCCAGTACAGGAATAATGAATCAAACGCACCTCAGATGCACCCCAGAGAACGACAGGGCCCTAAGGCTCAGCTTGACCCCGCAGGAGACAGGGGTGGGGTCGGCAGGGGTGGACgtggtggtggttgtggtggtggtggtggtggtgggggaaGGGGACCCTCAGTGGTCATTGAGGATATTACAGTCATCCAAGGAGGTGTTAGGGAACAGGACCTAAGTGTCGTAACGACGGCGGCATCATCACAGCCAGGCAATTACCAGTCTGCCTCGCCGAgacgacagcagcagcagcagcagcagcagcagcagcagcagcaggaacagcGAGGGAGCACAGACAGATCTGCGCCCGCATCTGTTGTTTCCTCATCCGCCTCTGACCCCTCCCTACAGTCATCAGCGACCAATCGGGAAGCCTCTCCTCCCACCGAGCGGCCGGTGGAGCGTAAATCGTACTCTCTGGCTCGCAGGACTCGCTCTCGGCCCGCTGACCTGGGCAGCAAACAGCCGTCCATGGAGGAGTCAGCAGCCGGAGGGAACGCCTCCTCCCCAGGCAGTGTAGGGGGTAAGAGCTGGGCGGGAGCAGGCGATGGGCCGACTCAGGCAGGTGGCAGCggtggaggaggcggaggaggcggaggaggaggaggaggaggaggaggaggaatcaCAGAGCTGGACCAGGACGTGGCTCGACTCAGTCTGGTAGGACAGAGCTGGAGTCAGAGCCCGTCATCCTACATGCGGTCTGAGATGAGAG GACTCCCGAACACCATGCACATCCCCGGCGGCCCGCCCCAGTTCTCCAGCATGGAGGACATGGGCGTCGGCTCCAATCGGGCCAAACGCTACTCGTCCCAACGTCAAAGAGCTGTACCCGAGCCTGCACCGCCCATGCACCTGGGAGTGATGGAGGGACACTACTACGAACCCA TGTCGTACCAGGGACCAATCTATGCCCACGGGGACGGACCCGCCCCCATCCCGCCACAAGGCATGCTGGTCCAGCCTGAGATGCACATCCCACATCCTG GTCTCCATCCCCACCAATCAGGCGGCCCGATCGCAAACCCCGCCCTCTATGGAGGTCCAGCTGTTTCTCTGTCGCCGGGGCaaccacagcagctgctgccGCCGCCTTTCTACCCTCCGCCAGGCGTCATGACCTTTCCTTACCCCACCATGTACCCAAGTCCACAG GGTCAGGCCCAGGTGACCTACGGAGGTGTGACATATTACGACACAATGCAGCAGCAAGCTCAGCCCAAGCCTTCACCTCCCCGCCGCACATCCCAGCCCGTTACTGTCAAGCCCCCCCCTCCGGAGGTGCACTTTGCGTCAGAGTGA